In Rutidosis leptorrhynchoides isolate AG116_Rl617_1_P2 chromosome 2, CSIRO_AGI_Rlap_v1, whole genome shotgun sequence, one genomic interval encodes:
- the LOC139892195 gene encoding salicylate carboxymethyltransferase-like: MDVSQVLQMNGGDGHYSYSKNSHLQKMVIAITKPILEDALTNLYCAMNSPKTLIMADLGCSSGPNTLFVAMELLKSLNKTRLKLGQEMSPEIQIYLNDLPHNDFNNIFLKVSKFQNKLTESNSSLPPCYFSGVPGSFYTRLFLPKSIHFVYSSYSVQWLSQVPEMVMTNKENVYISATSPPSVIRAYHEQFQRDFSTFLKCRAQELVSGGRMVLTTQGRRSDDSLYCYVWDLLAIALNDMVIEGLIKEEKMDSFNIPQYSPCAKEIRDEVEKEGSFTVDRLEVSEVNWGASTDDYFGLSENDAHRSNMGKCMRAVVEPLIKSHFGESIIEEVFTRYTNIIMNCMSKENAKLVSVTVSLIRKW, translated from the exons AAAATGGTGATTGCAATAACGAAACCGATACTAGAGGATGCTTTAACAAATCTGTATTGTGCAATGAACTCTCCGAAAACCCTTATCATGGCTGATCTTGGATGTTCATCTGGACCAAACACTTTATTTGTTGCAATGGAGCTCCTCAAGTCACTCAACAAAACTCGACTCAAATTAGGTCAAGAAATGTCACCTGAAATTCAAATATACTTGAATGATCTTCCACATAATGATTTCAACAACATTTTTCTTAAAGTATCAAAATTTCAAAACAAACTTACAGAATCCAACTCATCTTTACCACCTTGTTACTTTTCTGGTGTACCTGGATCATTCTATACAAGGCTTTTTCTACCTAAAAGCATTCATTTTGTTTACTCGTCTTACAGCGTCCAGTGGCTCTCTCAG GTTCCTGAAATGGTAATGACAAACAAAGAGAACGTATACATTTCAGCAACAAGTCCTCCAAGTGTGATAAGAGCATATCACGAGCAATTTCAAAGAGATTTTTCTACGTTTCTCAAATGTCGTGCGCAGGAATTGGTGAGCGGAGGGCGTATGGTTTTGACAACACAAGGGCGACGAAGTGACGATTCATTGTATTGTTACGTTTGGGACCTTTTGGCCATTGCTCTAAATGATATGGTTATCGAG GGACTTATTAAAGAAGAGAAAATGGATTCCTTCAACATTCCACAGTACTCTCCCTGTGCTAAAGAAATTCGTGATGAAGTCGAAAAAGAAGGGTCATTCACAGTTGATCGCCTAGAGGTTTCTGAAGTGAATTGGGGTGCATCCACAGATGATTATTTTGGTTTAAGCGAAAATGATGCACATAGATCCAATATGGGCAAATGTATGCGAGCTGTGGTCGAACctttaatcaaaagtcattttgGTGAGTCGATTATTGAGGAAGTGTTCACAAGGTACACAAATATTATCATGAATTGCATGTCGAAAGAGAATGCCAAACTTGTGAGTGTCACTGTTTCGCTTATTCGAAAATGGTAA